The proteins below come from a single Eubacterium limosum genomic window:
- a CDS encoding ABC transporter ATP-binding protein, which yields MKILEMQHITYAYNHQEPVLEDVNLTMETGKMYAILGPSGSGKTTLLSLAGGLDIPSEGQILFNGKPVEKFGLEKHRKRNISLIFQNYNLIDYMNAAENVRLSAKGRPDALLTRLGLTSEEVRRNVLKLSGGQQQRVAIARALASSAPIILADEPTGNLDRDTARDITAILKHSAHESGKCVIIVTHSNAVAKEADIVFKIKNKTAVTLKRRPSTLKEVPHAL from the coding sequence ATGAAAATATTAGAAATGCAGCACATTACCTACGCCTACAACCACCAGGAGCCTGTTCTGGAGGACGTTAACCTGACCATGGAAACTGGAAAAATGTACGCGATCCTGGGGCCCTCCGGCTCCGGTAAGACCACCCTTCTCTCCCTGGCCGGCGGACTGGACATCCCGTCCGAGGGACAAATTCTTTTTAACGGAAAACCTGTGGAAAAGTTCGGTCTCGAAAAGCATCGAAAGCGGAACATTTCCCTGATTTTTCAAAATTACAACCTCATTGACTACATGAACGCTGCTGAAAATGTGCGTCTCTCCGCCAAGGGCAGACCCGACGCGCTGCTCACACGTCTGGGCCTCACCAGCGAGGAAGTCCGGCGCAATGTCCTCAAGCTCTCCGGCGGCCAGCAGCAGCGGGTCGCCATCGCGAGAGCCCTGGCCTCCTCGGCCCCCATTATCCTGGCTGACGAGCCCACCGGCAATCTGGACCGGGACACCGCCCGGGATATTACCGCCATCCTGAAACACAGCGCCCATGAATCTGGTAAATGCGTGATCATTGTCACGCATTCCAACGCTGTGGCAAAGGAAGCCGACATTGTGTTCAAAATCAAAAATAAAACCGCGGTCACCCTGAAACGCCGCCCAAGCACCCTTAAGGAGGTCCCCCATGCGCTTTAA